The proteins below come from a single Agromyces flavus genomic window:
- a CDS encoding response regulator transcription factor, translating to MADLEPSRIRLAIVDDHRMLLGALSEWLRGAASDIDLVAAVPSWSELLAHPAFPVDVVLLDLDLRDNIPISIKLSTLKSAGVRTMLMSTYSEPAVVREALGAGALGYLVKSEPVETIVEAIRAAQRGESYLSRELEDALDDDGAAPRLSAQERRVMALYGAGQPVKAVAFQLGISEETAKSYLKRIREKYRLAGYDVGTKVALRKRAIADGILLQSE from the coding sequence GTGGCCGACCTGGAACCGTCGCGCATCCGACTGGCGATCGTCGACGATCATCGCATGCTCCTCGGGGCCCTCTCAGAGTGGCTCCGAGGTGCCGCGTCCGACATCGACCTCGTGGCCGCGGTGCCCTCGTGGTCCGAGCTGCTCGCGCATCCCGCGTTCCCCGTCGACGTGGTCCTGCTCGATCTCGACCTCCGCGACAACATCCCGATCTCGATCAAGCTGTCGACCCTCAAGTCGGCGGGCGTGCGCACCATGCTCATGAGCACCTACTCCGAGCCTGCGGTGGTGCGCGAGGCACTCGGCGCGGGCGCGCTCGGCTACCTCGTGAAGTCCGAGCCCGTCGAGACGATCGTCGAGGCGATCCGCGCCGCGCAGCGCGGCGAGTCGTACCTCAGCCGCGAGCTCGAGGACGCGCTCGACGACGACGGGGCCGCACCGCGCCTGAGCGCGCAGGAGCGCCGCGTCATGGCGCTCTACGGAGCGGGGCAGCCCGTGAAGGCGGTGGCGTTCCAGCTCGGCATCTCGGAGGAGACCGCCAAGAGCTACCTCAAGCGCATCCGCGAGAAGTACCGCCTGGCCGGCTACGACGTGGGCACCAAGGTGGCGCTGCGCAAGCGCGCCATCGCCGACGGCATCCTGCTGCAGTCCGAGTGA
- a CDS encoding acyltransferase family protein, giving the protein MLPTPADRAPRPPHRKRRVPLWDNARWIAITLVVVGHGILPLIGEDDAAYSVYLFIYSFHVAVFVTVSGYFAKSGPPNARAMRQILTDIVFPYLIFETIWTVVRFLLGGDFALDYTTASWTLWFLIALAIWRIVLPYLVLLRFPLLIAIAISIGAGYTAEIDSTLALSRTFGMLPFFVFGWKLRQWRITDRWLDLTTASTWRWRAGAIAVFAALLAVMPIAIETWRDLKLRRFMLYDESYVAIGYDEPWSGAIRLFLLLLAMLLSVAFLMLMPRRTTWFTAFGSATMYIYLLHSFVLFPLRETPILEGEQPWWVLPAMIVFCVLVSVVLSLKPVRRVFRPLVEPRARWLFRPEPMTATGTIVLPPEALPPLPAAPRAEAEDATAPDAAPGGEARKDGEPSG; this is encoded by the coding sequence ATGCTGCCGACGCCCGCCGACCGCGCACCCCGGCCGCCGCACCGCAAGCGCCGGGTCCCCCTGTGGGACAACGCCCGCTGGATCGCGATCACGCTCGTCGTGGTGGGCCACGGCATCCTGCCGCTCATCGGCGAGGACGACGCGGCCTACAGCGTCTACCTCTTCATCTACTCGTTCCACGTCGCGGTGTTCGTCACCGTGTCGGGGTACTTCGCGAAGTCCGGCCCGCCGAACGCGCGCGCCATGCGGCAGATCCTCACCGACATCGTCTTCCCCTACCTGATCTTCGAGACGATCTGGACCGTCGTCCGGTTCCTCCTCGGCGGCGACTTCGCGCTCGACTACACGACCGCGTCCTGGACGCTGTGGTTCCTCATCGCCCTCGCGATCTGGCGCATCGTGCTGCCATACCTGGTGCTGCTGCGCTTCCCGCTGCTCATCGCGATCGCCATCTCGATCGGCGCGGGTTACACGGCCGAGATCGACTCCACGCTCGCGCTGTCCCGCACGTTCGGCATGCTGCCGTTCTTCGTGTTCGGCTGGAAGCTGCGGCAGTGGCGCATCACCGACCGCTGGCTCGACCTCACGACCGCCTCGACCTGGCGCTGGCGTGCGGGCGCCATCGCCGTGTTCGCCGCCCTGCTCGCGGTCATGCCGATCGCGATCGAGACCTGGCGCGACCTGAAGCTGCGCCGCTTCATGCTCTACGACGAGTCGTACGTCGCGATCGGCTACGACGAGCCGTGGTCGGGCGCCATCCGGCTGTTCCTGCTGCTGCTGGCCATGCTGCTCTCGGTGGCGTTCCTCATGCTCATGCCCCGGCGCACGACGTGGTTCACGGCGTTCGGCAGCGCGACCATGTACATCTACCTGCTGCACTCGTTCGTGCTGTTCCCGCTGCGCGAGACGCCGATCCTCGAGGGCGAGCAGCCGTGGTGGGTGCTCCCGGCCATGATCGTCTTCTGCGTGCTCGTCTCGGTCGTGCTCTCGCTGAAGCCCGTTCGCCGCGTGTTCCGCCCGCTCGTCGAGCCGCGCGCGAGGTGGCTCTTCCGCCCCGAGCCGATGACCGCCACGGGCACGATCGTGCTGCCGCCCGAGGCGCTGCCGCCGCTCCCCGCCGCGCCGCGCGCCGAGGCGGAGGATGCGACGGCACCGGATGCCGCGCCGGGCGGGGAGGCGCGGAAGGACGGCGAGCCCTCCGGATGA
- a CDS encoding sensor histidine kinase: protein MRRIDKERDRLLRRLARAGGLTGAILALACLLVPGVLDDERFALVVALDLLLILLTVLATSRGALLPTVGALAAAVGLMVAIGVDTVLDPAAATALAITAGLTTPAIAVPTIVRPNGTGIVVAAVAAVLGSLGICAATGSDVGLVLVAAMAGWIAMIATGVWLARAIARAAERIDEVGRAHEAERLASESEAQQRQDARVLHDTVLATLSLLAHSGVGVGASALRQQAGDDARLLRQLRLGAPLDNGSSAIFSPESAVAGGGLGTTFESVRKRFARMGLDVKWHGAGQLMLPRDTLDALLGALGECLENVRRHSGVNEADVTITDDERTVRAMVTDQGHGFEPAAVDPARLGFAESVVGRLHTVGGRARVFSSPGSGTTVMLEVPKP from the coding sequence ATGCGTCGCATCGACAAGGAGCGCGACCGGCTGCTGCGACGCCTCGCGCGCGCCGGCGGCCTCACGGGCGCGATCCTCGCGCTCGCGTGCCTGCTCGTCCCGGGGGTGCTCGACGACGAGCGCTTCGCGCTGGTCGTGGCACTCGACCTGCTCCTGATCCTCCTCACGGTGCTCGCGACCTCGCGCGGCGCCCTGCTCCCCACCGTCGGCGCCCTGGCCGCCGCGGTCGGGCTCATGGTGGCGATCGGGGTCGACACCGTGCTCGATCCGGCCGCCGCCACGGCGCTGGCCATCACCGCGGGTCTCACCACGCCCGCGATCGCCGTTCCGACCATCGTCCGTCCGAACGGCACCGGCATCGTCGTCGCGGCCGTCGCCGCCGTGCTCGGCTCGCTCGGCATCTGCGCCGCCACCGGCTCCGACGTCGGCCTCGTGCTCGTCGCCGCGATGGCCGGCTGGATCGCGATGATCGCCACGGGAGTCTGGCTCGCCCGGGCGATCGCCCGCGCAGCCGAACGGATCGACGAGGTGGGTCGGGCCCACGAGGCCGAACGGCTCGCGAGCGAATCCGAGGCGCAGCAGCGACAGGATGCCCGCGTGCTCCACGACACGGTGCTGGCCACGCTGAGCCTGCTCGCCCATTCCGGCGTCGGCGTCGGTGCGAGCGCCCTGCGCCAGCAGGCCGGCGACGATGCTCGCCTGCTCCGGCAACTGCGACTCGGTGCCCCTCTCGACAACGGATCCAGCGCCATCTTCTCCCCTGAGTCCGCGGTCGCGGGCGGCGGGCTCGGGACGACCTTCGAGTCGGTCCGCAAGCGGTTCGCGCGCATGGGCCTCGACGTGAAATGGCATGGCGCGGGCCAGCTCATGCTCCCGCGCGACACCCTCGATGCGCTGCTCGGCGCGCTCGGCGAGTGCCTCGAGAACGTGCGGCGCCACTCCGGCGTGAACGAGGCCGATGTCACGATCACCGACGACGAACGCACCGTCCGCGCCATGGTCACCGACCAGGGCCACGGGTTCGAGCCGGCCGCGGTCGATCCGGCCCGGCTCGGCTTCGCCGAGTCCGTCGTCGGCCGCCTGCACACCGTCGGCGGGCGCGCCCGGGTCTTCAGCTCGCCGGGCTCGGGCACGACGGTGATGCTGGAGGTGCCGAAGCCGTGA
- the metX gene encoding homoserine O-acetyltransferase MetX, which produces MDWQTISETVPASIVPEARAAHQLAGRAPVTGAWREGDPVGDRRFARVGDLALESGQVLPRVRIAYETWGELSAARDNAILVLHALTGDSHVLGPSGPGHASAGWWPGVVGPGRAIDTERYFVVAPNVVGGCQGSTGPASVAPDGVEWGARFPFLTIRDQVRAQVAFARALGIERFAAVVGGSMGAMHVLEWAAMAPEAVERIAVLAAPAATSADQIALNSVQLEAVRSDPAFNGGAYYDAPDGEGPTRGLSLARRMAMLNYRTPAELNHRFERSWQSSLDPLGGGGRFAVESYLDFHGNRFTRRFDANSYLVLTEAMNSHDLGRGRGGVDAALHRITARSLVLGIDSDRYFPLDGQREIARRLSGSIHGPEPVVLRSDYGHDAFLIEDDAVGAALADLLAA; this is translated from the coding sequence ATGGACTGGCAGACGATCTCGGAGACGGTGCCCGCGAGCATCGTGCCCGAGGCCCGTGCCGCCCATCAGCTCGCCGGGCGCGCACCGGTCACGGGCGCATGGCGCGAGGGCGACCCGGTCGGCGACCGCCGCTTCGCCCGCGTCGGCGATCTCGCACTCGAGTCCGGCCAGGTGCTCCCGCGCGTGCGCATCGCGTACGAGACGTGGGGCGAGCTCTCCGCCGCCCGCGACAACGCGATCCTCGTCCTCCACGCGCTCACCGGCGACAGCCACGTGCTCGGCCCGTCCGGGCCCGGCCATGCGAGCGCCGGGTGGTGGCCCGGCGTCGTGGGCCCCGGTCGCGCCATCGACACCGAGCGGTACTTCGTGGTCGCGCCGAACGTGGTCGGCGGATGCCAGGGCTCGACGGGTCCGGCGTCGGTCGCCCCCGACGGCGTGGAGTGGGGGGCCAGGTTCCCGTTCCTGACCATCCGCGACCAGGTGCGCGCGCAGGTGGCCTTCGCCCGCGCCCTCGGGATCGAGCGCTTCGCGGCCGTGGTCGGCGGCTCGATGGGCGCCATGCACGTGCTCGAGTGGGCGGCGATGGCGCCCGAGGCGGTCGAGCGCATCGCCGTGCTCGCCGCGCCCGCCGCGACCTCGGCCGACCAGATCGCGCTGAACTCGGTCCAGCTCGAGGCGGTTCGCAGCGATCCCGCCTTCAACGGCGGCGCCTACTACGACGCGCCCGACGGCGAGGGCCCCACGCGCGGACTCTCGCTCGCGCGGCGCATGGCGATGCTGAACTACCGAACGCCGGCCGAGCTGAACCACCGGTTCGAGCGCAGCTGGCAGTCGAGCCTCGACCCACTGGGCGGCGGCGGTCGTTTCGCGGTCGAGTCCTATCTCGACTTCCACGGCAACCGGTTCACGCGGCGCTTCGACGCCAACAGCTACCTCGTGTTGACCGAGGCGATGAACTCGCACGACCTCGGCCGCGGCCGCGGCGGGGTGGATGCCGCGCTCCATCGCATCACGGCGCGAAGCCTCGTGCTCGGCATCGACAGCGACCGGTACTTCCCGCTCGACGGGCAGCGCGAGATCGCCCGCCGGCTGAGCGGGAGCATCCACGGCCCCGAGCCCGTCGTGCTGCGGTCCGACTACGGCCACGACGCCTTCCTCATCGAGGACGATGCGGTCGGCGCGGCCCTGGCCGACCTGCTCGCGGCGTGA
- a CDS encoding bifunctional o-acetylhomoserine/o-acetylserine sulfhydrylase has protein sequence MAENAAADWRFETKQVHSGAAPDPVTKARATPIYQTTSYVFDSAEHAQNLFALAEFGNIYTRIMNPTQAVVEERLAALEGGSGALLVASGQAAETFAVLNIAQAGDHIVSSSSIYGGTYNLFKYTLAKLGIETTFVENQDDADEWRRAVRPNTKLFFAETIGNPKINVLDIGLVAGIAHDNGIPLIVDNTIATPYLIRPFEHGADIVIHSATKFLGGHGTVIGGVIVDGGRFEWSKNVEKFPGLTEPDPSYHGASYTAAVGDALAYVIKARVQLLRDLGSSIAPASAWQLIQGIETLSLRVERHVQNAQEIAEWLDDHPDVAHVNYSGLPSSPWYAAANTYAPKGVGAVLSFELKGGVDAGRALVDNLSLFSHLANIGDVRSLVIHPASTTHSQLTPEQQLTTGVTPGLVRLSVGIENIDDLKADLEAGLAAARRATEAARV, from the coding sequence ATGGCTGAGAACGCCGCCGCCGACTGGCGCTTCGAGACGAAGCAGGTGCACTCGGGCGCCGCGCCCGACCCCGTGACCAAGGCTCGCGCCACACCCATCTACCAGACCACGTCGTACGTGTTCGACTCCGCGGAGCACGCGCAGAACCTCTTCGCGCTGGCCGAGTTCGGCAACATCTACACGCGCATCATGAACCCGACCCAGGCCGTCGTCGAGGAGCGCCTCGCCGCGCTCGAGGGCGGCAGCGGTGCCCTCCTCGTCGCGTCGGGCCAGGCGGCCGAGACGTTCGCGGTGCTGAACATCGCGCAGGCCGGCGACCACATCGTCTCGTCGAGCTCGATCTACGGCGGCACCTACAACCTCTTCAAGTACACGCTCGCGAAGCTCGGCATCGAGACCACGTTCGTCGAGAACCAGGACGACGCCGACGAGTGGCGCCGCGCGGTGCGCCCGAACACCAAGCTGTTCTTCGCCGAGACGATCGGCAACCCCAAGATCAACGTGCTCGACATCGGCCTCGTCGCGGGCATCGCCCACGACAACGGCATCCCGCTCATCGTCGACAACACGATCGCGACGCCCTACCTGATCCGCCCGTTCGAGCACGGCGCCGACATCGTGATCCACTCGGCGACCAAGTTCCTCGGCGGCCACGGCACGGTCATCGGCGGCGTCATCGTCGACGGCGGCCGGTTCGAGTGGTCGAAGAACGTCGAGAAGTTCCCCGGCCTCACCGAGCCAGACCCGTCCTACCACGGCGCGAGCTACACCGCCGCGGTGGGTGACGCGCTCGCGTACGTCATCAAGGCGCGCGTGCAGCTGCTGCGCGACCTCGGATCGTCGATCGCCCCGGCCAGCGCCTGGCAGCTGATCCAGGGCATCGAGACGCTCTCGCTCCGCGTCGAGCGCCACGTGCAGAACGCGCAGGAGATCGCCGAGTGGCTCGACGATCACCCCGACGTGGCGCACGTCAACTACTCGGGCCTGCCCTCGAGCCCGTGGTACGCGGCGGCCAACACGTACGCCCCCAAGGGCGTCGGCGCGGTGCTCTCGTTCGAGCTCAAGGGCGGCGTCGACGCCGGCCGCGCGCTCGTCGACAACCTGTCGCTGTTCAGCCACCTCGCCAACATCGGCGACGTGCGCTCGCTCGTCATCCACCCCGCCTCGACCACGCACTCGCAGCTCACGCCCGAGCAGCAGCTCACGACCGGCGTCACACCGGGCCTCGTGCGGCTGTCCGTCGGCATCGAGAACATCGACGACCTCAAGGCCGACCTCGAGGCGGGACTCGCCGCCGCGCGTCGCGCCACGGAGGCCGCCCGCGTGTGA